One Brassica napus cultivar Da-Ae chromosome C4, Da-Ae, whole genome shotgun sequence genomic region harbors:
- the LOC106376497 gene encoding ribulose bisphosphate carboxylase small subunit, chloroplastic 2-like, with the protein MASSMLSSAAVATSPAQATMVAPFTGLKSSAAFPVTRKSNTDITSIANNGGRVSCMKVWPPVGKKKFETLSYLPDLTDVELAKEVDYLLRNKWIPCVEFELEHGFVYREHGSTPGYYDGRYWTMWKLPLFGCTDSAQVLKEVQECKTEYPNAFIRIIGFDNNRQVQCISFIAYKPPSFTGA; encoded by the exons ATGGCTTCCTCTATGCTCTCCTCCGCCGCTGTGGCTACCTCACCGGCTCAAGCCACCATGGTTGCTCCATTCACCGGCTTGAAGTCATCCGCTGCATTCCCAGTCACCCGCAAAAGCAACACTGATATTACTTCCATTGCAAACAACGGAGGAAGAGTTAGCTGCATGAAG GTGTGGCCAccagttggaaagaagaagtttgagactctctcttatcttCCTGACCTTACTGACGTTGAATTGGCCAAAGAAGTTGACTACCTTCTCCGCAACAAGTGGATTCCTTGTGTTGAATTTGAGTTGGag CACGGATTTGTGTACCGTGAGCATGGAAGCACACCTGGATACTACGATGGCCGTTATTGGACAATGTGGAAGCTTCCTTTGTTTGGATGCACTGACTCTGCTCAAGTGTTGAAGGAAGTGCAAGAGTGCAAGACGGAGTACCCTAACGCCTTTATTAGAATCATTGGATTCGACAACAACCGTCAGGTCCAGTGCATCAGTTTCATCGCCTACAAGCCACCAAGCTTCACCGGTGCTTAA
- the LOC106375159 gene encoding S-protein homolog 8-like, with protein sequence MNYRRRPLQIINTMNRLSCFLLTIGLCIGLSNAKWNEKNSVHFKNSLGRNNILKINCISNDDDLGFHYLRPGETYEFSFHDSVIKTEFFCDLWQGPNFKFHAGFTGYEGGGLIVHYGKKNFWDAREDGIYFTHGQKMPKLEYTWK encoded by the coding sequence ATGAACTATAGAAGAAGGCCATTACAAATAATCAACACAATGAATCGTCTCTCGTGTTTTCTTCTCACTATTGGATTGTGCATAGGTTTGAGTAACGCAAAGTGGAATGAAAAAAACTCCGTGCACTTTAAGAACTCTCTTGGTCGAAACAATATCTTGAAGATTAATTGTATATCAAACGACGACGATCTAGGCTTCCACTATCTACGGCCTGGAGAAACCTATGAATTCAGTTTTCATGACAGtgttattaaaacagaattctTTTGTGACCTATGGCAAGGGCCAAATTTTAAGTTCCATGCAGGGTTCACCGGATATGAAGGTGGTGGTCTTATAGTTCATTACGGTAAAAAGAACTTTTGGGATGCCAGAGAAGATGGAATTTACTTCACACATGGCCAAAAAATGCCCAAGTTAGAGTATACGTGGAAATGA